A part of Aegilops tauschii subsp. strangulata cultivar AL8/78 chromosome 2, Aet v6.0, whole genome shotgun sequence genomic DNA contains:
- the LOC109751689 gene encoding uncharacterized protein, protein MRLAMETSPHLKLVSLVLLLALFSHAIAAPPPSLLEEQAGALLTWKATIHSPPAQLQSWGSNTTWPCTWYGIKCGENQAGHQEVMITEISLRGLRLRAALESLNFTALHTLTSIRLPYNQIRGPFPPTLASSLPNLRHLMLPGNKIFGEIPRQIKHLESLVGLNLSKNHLSGPIPSELSYLKKLAKLDFSNNHLTGPIPKNLWNCTQLTILYLWDNQLSGSIPQELSYLVNLELLDLGTNKLTGSISNTFGNLTKLTALYLDGNWFSGHVPREIGTLMDLGYLQFYDNNLSGPLPPELCAGGMLKRLIAFDNNLNGPLPSSLVNCRSLERVRLERNQIEGDISEMGVYPNLVYMDMSSNNLFGQLSCHWGECHNLTMLRISNNNLTGEIPASMGQLSQLGWLDLSSNKLEGELPSALGNLKKLFNLSLGDNLLHGSIPLEIGALSNIELLDLSSNNLDGLIQNSIEHCLKLRLLKLNHNNFGGNIPPELGLLRSLHDLLDLSDNSFTGAIPSQLSDLIMLDTLNLSHNKLNGSIPPSFQSMESLTSIDVSYNELEGLVPDSKLFQGAPMQRFMHNKMLCGVVKGLLPCHSANQSRGERKGYKILVLAIVPALLSLVLAVVTLMFWHERKKTNATNDDKVTKEKVFSIWGFDGANVFMQIVEATNNFSEMHCLATGGYGSVYKARLPTCEIFAVKRIHVIEDEHCVNETMFNREIEALVQIRHRNIVKLFGYCSSNQGRFLIYEYMERGDLAKTLKDNERAIELDWRRRIHIVLDVIHALAYMHHDCSSPIVHRDITSNNILIDYEFRACISDFGTAKILNLYGWNLTRLAGTKGYLAPELAYTENVTEKCDVYSFGVLVLELFMGSHPGDLLSSLSLATTNNELCLQDLLDSRLMLPDAETARDIYRVLTVAARCLEPSPSRRLTARRVGDELFTIKAREDHVDYLHAGITFPAL, encoded by the exons ATGCGACTAGCCATGGAGACCTCACCTCACCTAAAGCTTGTCTCGCTCGTTCTCCTGCTAGCCTTGTTTTCTCATGCCATCGCAGCACCACCCCCATCCCTCCTGGAAGAACAGGCCGGAGCCCTTCTCACCTGGAAAGCCACCATACACAGCCCCCCAGCCCAGCTGCAGTCCTGGGGAAGCAACACCACATGGCCATGCACCTGGTATGGCATCAAGTGCGGCGAGAACCAAGCAGGGCACCAGGAGGTCATGATCACCGAGATATCTCTGCGGGGTTTGCGGCTGAGAGCGGCGTTGGAATCCCTCAACTTCACGGCGTTGCATACTCTCACGAGTATCCGACTCCCGTACAATCAGATAAGGGGCCCCTTTCCACCCACTTTAGCATCATCTTTGCCAAACCTGCGACACCTAATGCTTCCAGGAAATAAAATCTTTGGTGAAATACCAAGGCAAATTAAACACCTAGAGAGCCTAGTGGGGCTGAACTTGTCAAAGAACCACCTATCCGGTCCCATCCCTAGTGAACTAAGCTATCTAAAGAAGCTTGCCAAGTTAGATTTTTCCAACAACCACCTCACAGGCCCCATTCCAAAAAATCTATGGAATTGTACTCAACTCACTATCTTGTACCTATGGGATAACCAACTTTCCGGGAGCATCCCACAAGAACTAAGTTACCTAGTGAATCTAGAATTATTGGATCTTGGCACAAACAAACTCACAGGTTCCATCTCCAATACCTTTGGAAATTTGACCAAGCTCACTGCCTTATACCTTGATGGTAATTGGTTCTCTGGTCATGTTCCACGAGAAATTGGCACCTTAATGGATCTCGGATATCTACAATTTTATGATAACAATCTCTCTGGCCCCTTACCACCTGAATTGTGTGCTGGAGGTATGCTCAAGAGATTAATTGCATTTGACAACAATCTCAATGGACCTCTTCCATCAAGTTTGGTGAACTGTAGAAGCCTAGAAAGAGTCCGCCTTGAAAGGAATCAAATAGAAGGAGATATTTCTGAGATGGGGGTTTATCCAAATCTGGTCTACATGGATATGAGCTCAAATAATTTGTTTGGTCAGTTATCTTGTCACTGGGGGGAATGTCATAATCTTACGATGCTACGCATCTCAAACAACAACCTTACCGGGGAAATACCCGCAAGTATGGGGCAGCTATCTCAACTAGGGTGGCTTGATCTTTCATCAAACAAGCTTGAAGGAGAGCTTCCAAGTGCACTAGGCAATCTAAAAAAATTGTTCAACCTGAGCCTCGGGGACAATTTGCTCCATGGAAGCATTCCACTAGAAATTGGAGCACTATCCAATATAGAGTTGCTGGATTTGTCATCAAATAACCTAGATGGGTTGATACAAAATTCAATTGAGCATTGTTTGAAGCTTCGCCTTTTGAAGTTGAATCACAATAACTTCGGAGGAAACATCCCTCCTGAGCTAGGGTTATTACGTAGCTTACATGACCTATTGGATTTGAGTGATAATTCATTTACTGGGGCAATACCAAGCCAACTTAGTGATCTGATCATGCTAGATACTCTGAATCTTTCACACAATAAACTTAATGGCTCCATTCCGCCATCATTTCAGAGTATGGAAAGCTTGACATCCATTGATGTATCTTATAATGAACTGGAAGGGTTGGTCCCGGACAGTAAACTCTTCCAAGGAGCTCCAATGCAGCGATTCATGCATAATAAGATGCTATGTGGTGTGGTGAAAGGATTGCTCCCTTGTCATAGTGCAAATCAGAGCAGAGGGGAAAGGAAAGGATACAAAATACTTGTATTAGCCATTGTTCCTGCTCTGCTATCTCTTGTTCTTGCTGTGGTGACATTGATGTTCTGGCATGAAAGGAAGAAAACCAATGCAACTAACGACGATAAAGTAACAAAAGAAAAAGTCTTCTCTATCTGGGGTTTTGATGGGGCAAATGTGTTCATGCAAATCGTTGAAGCAACCAACAATTTTAGCGAGATGCATTGCTTAGCAACCGGTGGGTATGGatctgtctacaaagctagacttccAACATGCGAAATATTTGCAGTGAAGAGGATACACGTGATAGAAGATGAGCATTGTGTGAATGAGACAATGTTCAATCGTGAAATTGAGGCATTGGTGCAGATCCGTCATCGAAACATCGTAAAACTATTTGGGTATTGCTCCTCTAACCAAGGCAGGTTCCTTATCTATGAATATATGGAGCGAGGAGACTTGGCGAAAACACTGAAGGATAATGAAAGGGCAATTGAATTGGATTGGAGAAGGCGGATACATATTGTGTTGGATGTGATTCATGCTTTGGCATACATGCATCATGATTGTTCGTCACCAATAGTCCATAGAGATATAACAAGCAACAACATTTTGATTGATTATGAATTTAGAGCTTGCATCTCTGACTTTGGTACGGCAAAAATTCTCAATCTTTATGGGTGGAATCTTACAAGGCTTGCTGGGACCAAAGGCTATCTCGCCCCAg AGCTAGCATATACAGAAAACGTGACGGAGAAATGTGATGTATACAGCTTCGGAGTGCTTGTTTTGGAGCTATTTATGGGATCTCATCCAGGCGATTTGCTCTCATCCCTCTCGTTGGCCACCACGAATAATGAGCTGTGCCTGCAGGATCTGCTGGACTCTAGGCTTATGCTCCCGGATGCTGAAACCGCCAGAGATATATACCGCGTGCTTACTGTCGCAGCCCGGTGCCTGGAGCCGAGTCCATCGCGCAGGCTAACCGCACGACGTGTCGGTGATGAGCTATTTACGATTAAAGCTCGTGAAGATCATGTCGATTATTTGCACGCCGGCATCACATTTCCTGCACTGTAG